The following are encoded together in the Pempheris klunzingeri isolate RE-2024b chromosome 24, fPemKlu1.hap1, whole genome shotgun sequence genome:
- the LOC139223794 gene encoding neuronal acetylcholine receptor subunit alpha-2-like has product MEQKRDLRRTAALYCCWILISSTLAEHWTRVHTEDELFRTLFGGYSKWTRPARNITDVVIVKFGLSIAQLIDVDEKNQMMTTNVWLKQEWTDYKLQWSPSDFDNVTSIRVPSELIWVPDIVLYNNADGEFAVTHMTKAHLFHTGRVRWVPPAIYKSSCSIDVTFFPFDQQSCKMKFGSWTYDRAKIDLEPFENTVDLKDYWESGEWAIVNAVGTYNTKKYDCCREIYPDITYYFVIRRLPLFYTINLIIPCLLISCLTVLVFYLPSDCGEKITLCISVLLSLTVFLLLITEIIPSTSLVIPLIGEYLLFTMIFVTLSIVITVFVLNVHHRSPETHTMPRWVRRLFLSAVPRWLCMKRPDHNLRPGRRHHPTNKLLPVRTPGLAHSTSTWITQESDVDLHGYQDDDGCPSGHQLDSMDAADEMHYCDLHGYPEAENSERFGVKITGRISSLSPPSPRCLGYTLLPQGRSTLSLDWDTPPVERGSIQSPSASVLSPAVVSALEGVTYIAEHLRAEDADFSVKEDWKYVAMVVDRIFLWMFIIVCLLGTIGLFLPPWLSGMF; this is encoded by the exons CGCTGGCCGAACACTGGACTCGTGTTCACACCGAGGACGAGCTCTTCAGGACCCTGTTCGGGGGCTACAGCAAGTGGACGCGGCCGGCGCGAAACATCACCGACGTGGTCATCGTCAAGTTCGGCCTCTCCATCGCACAGCTGATAGACGTG GATGAAAAAAACCAGATGATGACGACCAACGTGTGGCTGAAACAG GAGTGGACTGACTACAAGCTGCAGTGGAGTCCCTCCGATTTCGACAACGTGACATCCATCAGAGTTCCCTCTGAGCTCATCTGGGTGCCGGACATCGTGCTGTACaacaa CGCAGACGGAGAGTTCGCCGTCACCCACATGACCAAGGCTCATCTCTTTCACACCGGTCGCGTCCGCTGGGTGCCCCCAGCCATCTACAAGTCCTCCTGCTCCATCGACGTCACCTTCTTCCCTTTTGACCAGCAGAGCTGCAAGATGAAGTTCGGCTCCTGGACCTACGACCGGGCCAAGATCGACCTGGAGCCCTTCGAGAACACAGTGGACCTGAAG GATTACTGGGAGAGCGGAGAGTGGGCAATCGTCAACGCCGTGGGCACCTACAACACCAAGAAGTACGACTGCTGCCGTGAGATCTACCCCGATATCACCTACTATTTTGTCATCCGCCGCCTCCCGTTGTTCTACACCATCAACCTCATCATCCCCTGCCTCCTCATCTCCTGCCTCACGGTCCTCGTCTTCTACCTGCCGTCCGACTGTGGCGAGAAAATCACGCTGTGCATCTCCGTGCTGCTGTCGCTCACCGTCTTCCTGCTGCTCATCACGGAGATCATCCCGTCCACGTCACTCGTCATCCCGCTCATCGGGGAGTACCTGCTCTTCACGATGATTTTCGTCACACTGTCCATCGTCATCACCGTGTTCGTGCTCAACGTGCACCACCGGTCGCCAGAGACTCACACCATGCCGCGGTGGGTACGGAGGCTTTTCCTCTCGGCGGTGCCACGCTGGCTGTGCATGAAGCGTCCAGACCACAACCTCAGGCCTGGGAG GCGGCACCACCCGACCAATAAACTCCTCCCCGTCCGGACTCCAGGCCTCGCCCACAGCACATCCACCTGGATCACTCAGGAGTCTGACGTCGATCTCCATGGTTACCAGGATGACGACGGTTGCCCCAGCGGCCACCAGCTCGACTCCATGGATGCCGCAGACGAGATGCACTACTGCGATCTCCACGGTTACCCCGAGGCGGAGAACTCGGAGAGGTTTGGGGTAAAGATTACCGGTCGgatttcttccctctctcctccttcccctcgCTGTCTCGGTTACACCCTCCTCCCTCAGGGGCGCTCCACGCTCAGCTTGGACTGGGACACCCCTCCCGTGGAGCGTGGTTCGATCCAGAGCCCGTCGGCCTCCGTTCTGTCTCCCGCGGTGGTGTCGGCCCTGGAGGGGGTGACCTACATCGCGGAGCATCTCAGGGCGGAGGATGCAGACTTCTCA GTGAAAGAAGACTGGAAGTACGTCGCCATGGTTGTAGACCGCATCTTCCTGTGGATGTTCATCATCGTGTGTCTGCTCGGGACAATCGGACTCTTCCTGCCTCCGTGGCTCTCTGGGATGTTTTAG